Proteins encoded within one genomic window of Ottowia sp. SB7-C50:
- a CDS encoding MFS transporter → MSSVPATAVSGQPPVSRNRLLVTSGLGWMFDAMDVGLLSFILAALKADWGLTPGQMGWIGAINSIGMAVGAIMFGMMADRIGRKHVFVITLLLFAIASGLSAFATTLAVLMVLRFFIGMGLGGELPVASTYVSERVPAHERGRIVVLLESFWALGWILAALIAYFVMPLFDKDMGWRVALILGALPAFYALYLRRKLPDDKPTAPPSAGLPWSARLARLWAAEHSRNTLMLWILWFTVVFSYYGMFLWLPSVMVGKGFALIKSFEYVLMMTLAQLPGYFTAAWLIERAGRKFVLVVYLLGTAASAWAFGNATTEGSLLLFGALLSFFNLGAWGALYAYSPENYPAPIRASGVGTAAGVGRIGGILGPLAIPFLGAQGWATGAIFALFAVTIAVGALAVALLGRETKGQAV, encoded by the coding sequence ATGTCCAGCGTGCCCGCCACCGCCGTTTCCGGTCAGCCGCCCGTTTCGCGCAACCGCCTGCTCGTCACATCCGGGCTGGGCTGGATGTTCGACGCCATGGACGTCGGCCTGCTGTCCTTCATCCTCGCGGCGCTCAAGGCCGACTGGGGCCTGACGCCGGGGCAGATGGGCTGGATCGGTGCCATCAACTCCATCGGCATGGCGGTCGGCGCCATCATGTTCGGCATGATGGCCGACCGAATCGGCCGCAAGCACGTGTTCGTCATCACGCTGCTGCTGTTCGCCATCGCCAGCGGGCTGTCGGCCTTTGCCACCACGCTGGCGGTGCTGATGGTGCTGCGCTTTTTCATCGGCATGGGCCTGGGCGGCGAACTGCCGGTGGCCAGCACCTACGTGTCCGAGCGCGTGCCGGCGCACGAGCGCGGGCGCATCGTGGTGCTGCTGGAAAGCTTCTGGGCGCTGGGCTGGATCCTGGCGGCGCTGATCGCCTACTTCGTCATGCCGCTGTTCGACAAGGACATGGGCTGGCGCGTGGCGCTGATCCTGGGTGCGCTGCCGGCCTTCTATGCGCTGTACCTGCGCCGCAAGCTGCCCGACGACAAGCCCACCGCGCCGCCGTCGGCCGGCCTGCCGTGGTCGGCGCGCCTGGCGCGACTGTGGGCCGCCGAGCACAGCCGCAACACGCTGATGCTGTGGATCCTGTGGTTCACCGTGGTGTTCTCGTACTACGGCATGTTCCTGTGGCTGCCCAGCGTGATGGTCGGCAAGGGCTTTGCGCTGATCAAGAGCTTTGAATACGTGCTGATGATGACGCTGGCGCAGTTGCCGGGCTACTTCACCGCCGCCTGGCTGATCGAGCGCGCGGGCCGCAAGTTCGTGCTGGTGGTGTACCTGCTGGGCACGGCGGCCAGCGCCTGGGCCTTTGGCAATGCGACGACCGAAGGCTCGCTGCTGCTGTTCGGCGCGCTGCTGTCGTTCTTCAACCTGGGCGCGTGGGGCGCGCTGTACGCCTATTCGCCCGAGAACTACCCGGCCCCGATCCGCGCCAGCGGCGTGGGCACGGCCGCGGGCGTGGGCCGCATTGGCGGCATCCTGGGCCCGCTGGCGATCCCGTTCCTGGGCGCGCAGGGCTGGGCCACCGGCGCGATCTTTGCGCTGTTTGCGGTCACCATCGCCGTCGGGGCGCTGGCCGTGGCGCTGCTGGGGCGCGAGACGAAAGGGCAGGCGGTATGA